GGCCAAGAGAGCGATCTGCTCCGCCTCGGCGATGATGGTCAGGATGGGCTTGGCGGCTGGCCGGGCCTTGAGGGTGAACAGCCGCTCCAGGGCTGCCGGCTGCCAGGGGTCGGCCGCCAGGCCGTAGTACGTCTCGGTGGGATAGGCCACCAGGCCGCCGGCGGCCAGGATGCGGGCTGCGGCCGCCAGCACCGGCTGGCCGCTCATGGGCCCGGCGGCGGGCCCAGGGCGCGGGCCGCAACCTGGGCGGCTTTGGCGGCCACCGCCTGCGCCATGGCCTCCTTGGCGGCCGCCAGCCGGGCCGCCAGGGAGGCATCCCCCACCGCCAGGATCTGGGCCGCGAGAACCGCGGCGTTCCTGGCCCCGGCCTTGCCGATGGCCATGCAGGCCACCGGCACGCCGGGGGGCATCTGCACCGTGGACAGCAAGGCATCCAGGCCCTGGAGGCTGCCGCTGTCGATGGGCACGCCGATCACCGGCAAGGTGGTGTGGGCGGCCAGGACCCCGGCCAGGTGCGCGGCCATGCCGGCCGCAGCGATCAGCACCGCCAGCCCCCGCTCCCGGGCGCTTCCGGCATAGGCCGCGGCCCGGGCCGGGCTGCGGTGGGCCGAGGCGACGGTGATCTCGCACGGGATGTCCAGCTCGGCCAGGACCGCAAGGCTCGCCTCCATGACCGGCAGATCCGAGTCCGATCCCAGGACGATGCCCACCCGGGGCGCATGGGCCCGCTCCCGGGCCAGGGCCTTGGCGCCGATATCCCGCCGCAGCTGGCAGCCCTCCCAGCTGATCAGATCGACCGCGGCGTAGGCCTGGCGGATGGCCTGGCGCAGGGAGTCGCCGGTGGCGGTCACCCCCAGCACCCGGCCGCCGGCGGTGACCGTGATCCGACCCCGGCGGGCGGTGCCGGCGTGGAAGACCTGGACATCGGGCAGCCGGCCCGCCTCGGCCAGGCCGCTGATCCGCTTGCCCTTCTGGTAGGGGCCGGGATAGCCGCCGGCCGCCATGACCACACACACCGCCGGCCGGGGATCGATGTCCAGCTCGATCCCGGACAGGCGCTCCTCCACCACGGCGAGCAGGATCGCTGCCAGGTCGGTCTTCAGACGCATCAGGAGCGGCTGGGCCTCGGGATCGCCGAACCGGCAGTTGAACTCCAGGACCTTGACCGAATCGCCGTTGATCATGAGCCCAGCGTAGAGCACCCCCTTGTACGGGTGGCCCTCGGCGGCCATGGCCCGCACCGTGGGGATCATGATCTCGTCCAGGACCCGCTGGCTCACGGCCGGGGTCAGGACCGGCGCCGGCGAGTAGGCGCCCATGCCGCCGGTGTTGGGCCCCCGATCACCCTCCAGGATGGCCTTGTGGTCCTGCGCGGAGGGCAGGGGCAGCACCGTGGTGCCATCGGTGAAGGCCAGGAACGAGGCCTCCTCTCCGGGTAGAAACTCCTCCACCACCAGGCGGGAGCCGGCCGCGCCGAAGGCCTTGGCCTCCATGATCTGGCGCACCGCCGCCCGGGCCTCCTGTCGGTCGTGGCAGACCATCACCCCTTTGCCGGCAGCCAGCCCGTCCGCCTTCACCACCATGGGCAGGCGCTCCCGCTCCACGTGCCGCAACGCGGCTTCCAGGCTCCGGAACACCCGGCTGCCGCCGGTGGGGATGTTGTATTTGGCCATGAGGGCCTTGGCAAAGGCCTTGCTGCCCTCCAGCATCGCCGCTGCCTTGCTGGGGCCGAAGATCGCCAGGCCCCGGGCGGCAAAGAGATCGACGATGCCCATGGTGAGGGGCGCCTCCGGTCCCACCACGGTAAGATCGATCCGCTCCCGCTGGGCGAACCTGGCCAGGCCCTTGACATCGTCGGCGGCGATAGGCACGAGCGTTGCCAGCCGCTCGATGCCGGCATTGCCCGGGGCGCAGAAGATCGTCTCGACCAGCGGGCTTTGCGCCAGCTTCCAGACCAGGGCATGCTCCCGCCCGCCACTGCCGATCACCAGAACCTTCATCGCCATCCCCCCCTGCCTGTGCTCGCCATGGATGCCAACCCGCGTCAAAAATAGGAATACTTACTTGCTCGGCCCGGCCCTTGTCAAGAAAGACCGCCGGCCGGTTGCCGTAGGCGGCCGGCCGGGATATGATGCCTGCCAGGAAGCGGCCTGCCTGGCCCGCTCCCCCAATCCGGACGGCGTGCGACCGTCCCAGACCTTGCCACAGCGAGCACCCATGGCCACACCCGACGAGTCCACGGCACGGCCCGCCCTCCACATCCTGCAGCAGGCGGTCGAGAACACCAACGAGGCCTTTGTCACCATCGACGAGAGCCACCGGGTGGTGTTCTTCAACAAGGCGGCGGAGCGGCTTTTCTCCGTCTCCCGCCTGGAGATCCTGGGCCAGGATCTCAATCTCATCCTGGGCCCGGGCTGCAGCCAGGACCACCGCCTGGCGGTCCAACGCTATCTGGAGACCGGCGTCGGCCGCCTGCTGGGTCACGAGACCGAGATGACCGTCTGGCGCCGGTCCGGCGAAACCTTCCCGGCCTCCATCTCCTTTTCCGAGACCTGGGCCGATGGCCGCCGCTTCTTCACCGCCATCATCCGGGACCTCTCCGAGACCCAGGCCCTCCGGAACCGGGTGGCCCAGGCAGAAAGGCTGGCCGGCCTCGGCCAGTTCGTGGCCGAGATCACCCACGAGATCAAAAACCCCCTGACCCTCATCGGCGGCTTCGCCCGCCAGCTCCAGAAGGTGATGAGCCCCGGCGACTCCCTGGCCAAGCTGCAGGTGATCTCCCGGGAGGTGGAGCGCCTGGAGCGCCTCCTGGCCGAGCTGCGGGAAAGCTACCGGCCGATGGCCCTGGAGCCGGGGCCGGTGGATGTCAACATCCTCCTGGCCGAGATCGTCGCCCTGCTCACCGCCGACTGCGGCAGCAACCGGATCCGGGTCGAGCTGACGACCGACCCGGCCTGTTTGCCGGTGGCCGGCGACCCCCGGCGCCTGGAGCAGGTGTTCCTGAACCTGGCCAAGAACGCGGTGGAGGCCATGGTCAACGGCGGCCGCCTGCAGCTGGCCACCCGCTTTCTCGGGGATGCGGTGGAGGCCACGGTGGCGGACGAGGGCTGCGGCATCGCCGCCGATCTCCGGGACAAGGTCTTCACGCCCTTCTACACCACCAAGAAGGGGGGAACGGGCCTGGGCCTGGGCATCGCCCGCCAGATCGTCGAGGCCCACCCGGGCAGCTCCTTCAGCATGGAAAGCCAGGAAGGCCAGGGCACCACCTTCCGGATCCGCCTGCCGGTCTTCCGGCCAGCGGCCAGATAAGACAAGGCATCCACAGGAGAGACAAGCATGGCCGCAACCATCGACGAGATCACCATGCAGTACGAGGAGGATGGCCAGGAGCTGGTGCGGGAGCTGGACAAGGTGGTTCTGTCCAAGGGCTCCTGGACCACCATCCTCTTCCGGTATCAGGACTGGGACAAGGCCAAGAACGCCTTCAGCCCGGACCGCTACAGCATCCGCCGCTACCGCAAGAGCGGCGACACCTACCGCCAGCAGTCCAAGTTCACCATCTCCAGCGCCGCTCAGGCCAAAAAGATCGCCGAGACCCTCATGAGCTGGGCCGGGGATCAGGAAGACTGAGGCCCGGGCC
The DNA window shown above is from Thermodesulfobacteriota bacterium and carries:
- a CDS encoding ATP-binding protein, translated to MATPDESTARPALHILQQAVENTNEAFVTIDESHRVVFFNKAAERLFSVSRLEILGQDLNLILGPGCSQDHRLAVQRYLETGVGRLLGHETEMTVWRRSGETFPASISFSETWADGRRFFTAIIRDLSETQALRNRVAQAERLAGLGQFVAEITHEIKNPLTLIGGFARQLQKVMSPGDSLAKLQVISREVERLERLLAELRESYRPMALEPGPVDVNILLAEIVALLTADCGSNRIRVELTTDPACLPVAGDPRRLEQVFLNLAKNAVEAMVNGGRLQLATRFLGDAVEATVADEGCGIAADLRDKVFTPFYTTKKGGTGLGLGIARQIVEAHPGSSFSMESQEGQGTTFRIRLPVFRPAAR
- the purD gene encoding phosphoribosylamine--glycine ligase; the encoded protein is MKVLVIGSGGREHALVWKLAQSPLVETIFCAPGNAGIERLATLVPIAADDVKGLARFAQRERIDLTVVGPEAPLTMGIVDLFAARGLAIFGPSKAAAMLEGSKAFAKALMAKYNIPTGGSRVFRSLEAALRHVERERLPMVVKADGLAAGKGVMVCHDRQEARAAVRQIMEAKAFGAAGSRLVVEEFLPGEEASFLAFTDGTTVLPLPSAQDHKAILEGDRGPNTGGMGAYSPAPVLTPAVSQRVLDEIMIPTVRAMAAEGHPYKGVLYAGLMINGDSVKVLEFNCRFGDPEAQPLLMRLKTDLAAILLAVVEERLSGIELDIDPRPAVCVVMAAGGYPGPYQKGKRISGLAEAGRLPDVQVFHAGTARRGRITVTAGGRVLGVTATGDSLRQAIRQAYAAVDLISWEGCQLRRDIGAKALARERAHAPRVGIVLGSDSDLPVMEASLAVLAELDIPCEITVASAHRSPARAAAYAGSARERGLAVLIAAAGMAAHLAGVLAAHTTLPVIGVPIDSGSLQGLDALLSTVQMPPGVPVACMAIGKAGARNAAVLAAQILAVGDASLAARLAAAKEAMAQAVAAKAAQVAARALGPPPGP